The genomic stretch GGCTTCGGGCACGGTCAGCCCCGCCGCGCCACCGACGAGCAGCAGCCGCACGCCGGTCCGCGCCACGCCGGCCAGCAGCGCCTTGGCGGTGATCGCGAGCTCGCCCTCGTAACCGGGCGCGGGCCGGGTCGCGCTGATCACCACGTCCTGACCGGCGCTCAACGCGGCCACGTGCTCGACGTCCGAGGCGTCGCCCGCCCGCACCCGGGCGGGCGTGTGGGCCAGGCGAGCGGGATCGCGGACGACGGCGGTCACGTCGTGGCCGCGCGACAGCGCCTCGGCCACCACCCGGCTGCCTACGGCTCCGGACGCTCCGAAGATGGTGATGCGCATGGTGTTCAGGATTCCTTTCCGATGAGTACGCGGGGTGCCGCCGCCTCCGGCAGCGGTCGCGTGCGGGTGGGTTGGAGCTGGGCGGCGACGAGCGCGCCCAGCACGATGAGCGCGCCGAGCGCCTGGGCCGCGGTGAGCCGCTGGCCGAGCACGGCCCAGCCGAGCGCGGTCGCGACCACCGGGCTGAGCAGCCCGAGGAAGGTGA from Nonomuraea polychroma encodes the following:
- a CDS encoding NAD(P)-dependent oxidoreductase; protein product: MRITIFGASGAVGSRVVAEALSRGHDVTAVVRDPARLAHTPARVRAGDASDVEHVAALSAGQDVVISATRPAPGYEGELAITAKALLAGVARTGVRLLLVGGAAGLTVPEAGGLPLVETPDFPPALRPIALACNEQLEVCRSDTDADWTYLSPPALLEPGERTGVYRVGGDELLVDAHGRSAISMEDFAIALLDEAELPRHRGSRFTVAY